A DNA window from Ranitomeya imitator isolate aRanImi1 chromosome 2, aRanImi1.pri, whole genome shotgun sequence contains the following coding sequences:
- the PHF1 gene encoding PHD finger protein 1 isoform X3: MEGREPSTRPSRTTPVSPRVTPALVKRPRFQTLARFWEGQDVLARWTDGLLYLGIIKKVDSSQETCLVRFEDNSQFSVLWKDIFPPAVPGKEQLCCVCNSQACTPDNRLVHCGKCKHAYHQECHVPSVPCDTDSAGNSWMCRQCVFAVATKRGGALKKGPFARSMLQMKLSLPYQLKSLEWDPLHLTNKQQCYCYCGGPGEWNMKMLQCCRCLQWFHEACTQCLSKPLLYGDRFYVFECSVCTRGPENAWRLPLGWVDVSHLVLYHLSICCKKKYFDFEREILSFVNENWESLLLGELTDTPRSDRYSHLLHALTAEKDRFISGKEIKKKKCLFGLQSRVPPPAPQTTVTELRLQEADVRGSTPCVSSLLGRMGVLRSPPHKTKTPNIEKRTRKERQKLQRALTQDVVQNPFSCNQEYLGYRSSAYNFRRIGARCLQSPPIRMFASFHPSANTSGTVAASLQSSEVSPAVSEVSPLLPEVLEPPIPAPEPSSPPAPPSSSSSDGCEWSGSPEQGTKVLARRVTAEGAIEYLVEREEGEIF; the protein is encoded by the exons ATGGAGGGGCGGGAGCCCTCGACACGACCCAGCCGCACGACACCTGTCAGCCCGAGAGTGACTCCTGCACTGGTGAAACGACCTCGCTTCCAGACTCTGGCGCGTTTCTGGGAGGGTCAGGATGTGTTAGCTCGCTGGACCGATGGACTCCTCTATCTAGGAATCATCAAAAAG GTGGACAGCTCGCAGGAGACGTGCTTAGTTCGCTTTGAGGATAATTCCCAGTTCTCCGTGCTCTGGAAGGACATCTTCCCCC CCGCTGTGCCCGGAAAGGagcagctgtgctgtgtgtgcaactcGCAGGCGTGCACCCCCGACAATAGGTTGGTGCATTGTGGGAAGTGTAAGCACG CTTATCACCAGGAATGTCACGTGCCCAGCGTGCCATGCGATACAGATAGTGCAGGGAACTCCTGGATGTGCAGACAATGCGTCTTCGCAGTGGCGACCAAG AGAGGTGGCGCGCTCAAGAAGGGCCCCTTCGCACGCTCCATGCTGCAGATGAAGCTGTCTTTGCCCTATCAGCTGAAGTCTTTAGAGTGGGATCCGCTGCACCTAACCAATAAGCAGCAGTGTTACTGTTACTGTGGGGGGCCTGGAGA ATGGAACATGAAGATGCTTCAGTGCTGCCGCTGTCTGCAGTGGTTTCATGAAGCTTGTACACAGTGTCTGAGCAAACCTCTGTTATACGGAGACAG GTTTTATGTTTTTGAGTGCTCGGTCTGTACGAGAGGTCCAGAAAACGCCTGGAGACTTCCTCTGGGATG GGTGGATGTGTCGCACCTCGTCCTCTATCACCTCAGTATTTGCTGTAAGAAGAAATATTTCGATTTTGAGCGGGAAATTTTGTCTTTTGTGAATGAGAACTGGGAGAGTCTGCTACTGGGAGAA CTTACAGATACTCCTCGCTCGGACAGGTACTCCCATCTGCTTCACGCCTTGACAGCCGAGAAAGACAG ATTTATCTCTGGGAAGGAGATTAAGAAGAAGAAGTGTCTTTTTGGACTGCAGAGTCGCGTCCCCCCTCCCGCCCCACAGACGACGGTGACGGAGCTGAGACTACAGGAGGCCGACGTGAGAGGCTCCACTCCTTGTGTAAG TTCCCTTTTAGGGAGGATGGGGGTCCTGAGAAGTCCCCCACACAAAACAAAAACACCAAACATAGAAAAACGGACTCGGAAGGAGAGGCAGAAGCTGCAGAGAGCTCTTACCCAG GATGTGGTACAAAACCCTTTTAGTTGTAACCAGGAGTACCTGGGATATCGCAGTAGCGCCTACAACTTCCGCCGTATTGGAGCGCGCTGCCTGCAGAG CCCTCCAATTAGGATGTTCGCCTCTTTCCATCCGTCAGCAAACACTTCTGGGACTGTGGCTGCTTCCCTCCAGTCTAG TGAGGTGTCTCCTGCAGTCTCAGAAGTGTCTCCGCTTCTCCCCGAGGTGCTGGAGCCACCCATCCCTGCTCCAGAGCCATCCTCCCCTCCCGcacctccatcctcctcctcctccgatggctGCGAGTGGTCCGGGTCACCAGAGCAGGGCACCAAGGTGCTCGCCCGGAGGGTCACTGCAGAGGGGGCTATTGAATATTTAGTGGAAAGGGAAGAAGGGGAAATCTTCTGA
- the PHF1 gene encoding PHD finger protein 1 isoform X2 gives MEGREPSTRPSRTTPVSPRVTPALVKRPRFQTLARFWEGQDVLARWTDGLLYLGIIKKQVDSSQETCLVRFEDNSQFSVLWKDIFPPAVPGKEQLCCVCNSQACTPDNRLVHCGKCKHAYHQECHVPSVPCDTDSAGNSWMCRQCVFAVATKRGGALKKGPFARSMLQMKLSLPYQLKSLEWDPLHLTNKQQCYCYCGGPGEWNMKMLQCCRCLQWFHEACTQCLSKPLLYGDRFYVFECSVCTRGPENAWRLPLGWVDVSHLVLYHLSICCKKKYFDFEREILSFVNENWESLLLGELTDTPRSDRYSHLLHALTAEKDRFISGKEIKKKKCLFGLQSRVPPPAPQTTVTELRLQEADVRGSTPCVSSLLGRMGVLRSPPHKTKTPNIEKRTRKERQKLQRALTQDVVQNPFSCNQEYLGYRSSAYNFRRIGARCLQSPPIRMFASFHPSANTSGTVAASLQSSEVSPAVSEVSPLLPEVLEPPIPAPEPSSPPAPPSSSSSDGCEWSGSPEQGTKVLARRVTAEGAIEYLVEREEGEIF, from the exons ATGGAGGGGCGGGAGCCCTCGACACGACCCAGCCGCACGACACCTGTCAGCCCGAGAGTGACTCCTGCACTGGTGAAACGACCTCGCTTCCAGACTCTGGCGCGTTTCTGGGAGGGTCAGGATGTGTTAGCTCGCTGGACCGATGGACTCCTCTATCTAGGAATCATCAAAAAG CAGGTGGACAGCTCGCAGGAGACGTGCTTAGTTCGCTTTGAGGATAATTCCCAGTTCTCCGTGCTCTGGAAGGACATCTTCCCCC CCGCTGTGCCCGGAAAGGagcagctgtgctgtgtgtgcaactcGCAGGCGTGCACCCCCGACAATAGGTTGGTGCATTGTGGGAAGTGTAAGCACG CTTATCACCAGGAATGTCACGTGCCCAGCGTGCCATGCGATACAGATAGTGCAGGGAACTCCTGGATGTGCAGACAATGCGTCTTCGCAGTGGCGACCAAG AGAGGTGGCGCGCTCAAGAAGGGCCCCTTCGCACGCTCCATGCTGCAGATGAAGCTGTCTTTGCCCTATCAGCTGAAGTCTTTAGAGTGGGATCCGCTGCACCTAACCAATAAGCAGCAGTGTTACTGTTACTGTGGGGGGCCTGGAGA ATGGAACATGAAGATGCTTCAGTGCTGCCGCTGTCTGCAGTGGTTTCATGAAGCTTGTACACAGTGTCTGAGCAAACCTCTGTTATACGGAGACAG GTTTTATGTTTTTGAGTGCTCGGTCTGTACGAGAGGTCCAGAAAACGCCTGGAGACTTCCTCTGGGATG GGTGGATGTGTCGCACCTCGTCCTCTATCACCTCAGTATTTGCTGTAAGAAGAAATATTTCGATTTTGAGCGGGAAATTTTGTCTTTTGTGAATGAGAACTGGGAGAGTCTGCTACTGGGAGAA CTTACAGATACTCCTCGCTCGGACAGGTACTCCCATCTGCTTCACGCCTTGACAGCCGAGAAAGACAG ATTTATCTCTGGGAAGGAGATTAAGAAGAAGAAGTGTCTTTTTGGACTGCAGAGTCGCGTCCCCCCTCCCGCCCCACAGACGACGGTGACGGAGCTGAGACTACAGGAGGCCGACGTGAGAGGCTCCACTCCTTGTGTAAG TTCCCTTTTAGGGAGGATGGGGGTCCTGAGAAGTCCCCCACACAAAACAAAAACACCAAACATAGAAAAACGGACTCGGAAGGAGAGGCAGAAGCTGCAGAGAGCTCTTACCCAG GATGTGGTACAAAACCCTTTTAGTTGTAACCAGGAGTACCTGGGATATCGCAGTAGCGCCTACAACTTCCGCCGTATTGGAGCGCGCTGCCTGCAGAG CCCTCCAATTAGGATGTTCGCCTCTTTCCATCCGTCAGCAAACACTTCTGGGACTGTGGCTGCTTCCCTCCAGTCTAG TGAGGTGTCTCCTGCAGTCTCAGAAGTGTCTCCGCTTCTCCCCGAGGTGCTGGAGCCACCCATCCCTGCTCCAGAGCCATCCTCCCCTCCCGcacctccatcctcctcctcctccgatggctGCGAGTGGTCCGGGTCACCAGAGCAGGGCACCAAGGTGCTCGCCCGGAGGGTCACTGCAGAGGGGGCTATTGAATATTTAGTGGAAAGGGAAGAAGGGGAAATCTTCTGA
- the PHF1 gene encoding PHD finger protein 1 isoform X1, with translation MEGREPSTRPSRTTPVSPRVTPALVKRPRFQTLARFWEGQDVLARWTDGLLYLGIIKKVHEQVDSSQETCLVRFEDNSQFSVLWKDIFPPAVPGKEQLCCVCNSQACTPDNRLVHCGKCKHAYHQECHVPSVPCDTDSAGNSWMCRQCVFAVATKRGGALKKGPFARSMLQMKLSLPYQLKSLEWDPLHLTNKQQCYCYCGGPGEWNMKMLQCCRCLQWFHEACTQCLSKPLLYGDRFYVFECSVCTRGPENAWRLPLGWVDVSHLVLYHLSICCKKKYFDFEREILSFVNENWESLLLGELTDTPRSDRYSHLLHALTAEKDRFISGKEIKKKKCLFGLQSRVPPPAPQTTVTELRLQEADVRGSTPCVSSLLGRMGVLRSPPHKTKTPNIEKRTRKERQKLQRALTQDVVQNPFSCNQEYLGYRSSAYNFRRIGARCLQSPPIRMFASFHPSANTSGTVAASLQSSEVSPAVSEVSPLLPEVLEPPIPAPEPSSPPAPPSSSSSDGCEWSGSPEQGTKVLARRVTAEGAIEYLVEREEGEIF, from the exons ATGGAGGGGCGGGAGCCCTCGACACGACCCAGCCGCACGACACCTGTCAGCCCGAGAGTGACTCCTGCACTGGTGAAACGACCTCGCTTCCAGACTCTGGCGCGTTTCTGGGAGGGTCAGGATGTGTTAGCTCGCTGGACCGATGGACTCCTCTATCTAGGAATCATCAAAAAGGT TCATGAGCAGGTGGACAGCTCGCAGGAGACGTGCTTAGTTCGCTTTGAGGATAATTCCCAGTTCTCCGTGCTCTGGAAGGACATCTTCCCCC CCGCTGTGCCCGGAAAGGagcagctgtgctgtgtgtgcaactcGCAGGCGTGCACCCCCGACAATAGGTTGGTGCATTGTGGGAAGTGTAAGCACG CTTATCACCAGGAATGTCACGTGCCCAGCGTGCCATGCGATACAGATAGTGCAGGGAACTCCTGGATGTGCAGACAATGCGTCTTCGCAGTGGCGACCAAG AGAGGTGGCGCGCTCAAGAAGGGCCCCTTCGCACGCTCCATGCTGCAGATGAAGCTGTCTTTGCCCTATCAGCTGAAGTCTTTAGAGTGGGATCCGCTGCACCTAACCAATAAGCAGCAGTGTTACTGTTACTGTGGGGGGCCTGGAGA ATGGAACATGAAGATGCTTCAGTGCTGCCGCTGTCTGCAGTGGTTTCATGAAGCTTGTACACAGTGTCTGAGCAAACCTCTGTTATACGGAGACAG GTTTTATGTTTTTGAGTGCTCGGTCTGTACGAGAGGTCCAGAAAACGCCTGGAGACTTCCTCTGGGATG GGTGGATGTGTCGCACCTCGTCCTCTATCACCTCAGTATTTGCTGTAAGAAGAAATATTTCGATTTTGAGCGGGAAATTTTGTCTTTTGTGAATGAGAACTGGGAGAGTCTGCTACTGGGAGAA CTTACAGATACTCCTCGCTCGGACAGGTACTCCCATCTGCTTCACGCCTTGACAGCCGAGAAAGACAG ATTTATCTCTGGGAAGGAGATTAAGAAGAAGAAGTGTCTTTTTGGACTGCAGAGTCGCGTCCCCCCTCCCGCCCCACAGACGACGGTGACGGAGCTGAGACTACAGGAGGCCGACGTGAGAGGCTCCACTCCTTGTGTAAG TTCCCTTTTAGGGAGGATGGGGGTCCTGAGAAGTCCCCCACACAAAACAAAAACACCAAACATAGAAAAACGGACTCGGAAGGAGAGGCAGAAGCTGCAGAGAGCTCTTACCCAG GATGTGGTACAAAACCCTTTTAGTTGTAACCAGGAGTACCTGGGATATCGCAGTAGCGCCTACAACTTCCGCCGTATTGGAGCGCGCTGCCTGCAGAG CCCTCCAATTAGGATGTTCGCCTCTTTCCATCCGTCAGCAAACACTTCTGGGACTGTGGCTGCTTCCCTCCAGTCTAG TGAGGTGTCTCCTGCAGTCTCAGAAGTGTCTCCGCTTCTCCCCGAGGTGCTGGAGCCACCCATCCCTGCTCCAGAGCCATCCTCCCCTCCCGcacctccatcctcctcctcctccgatggctGCGAGTGGTCCGGGTCACCAGAGCAGGGCACCAAGGTGCTCGCCCGGAGGGTCACTGCAGAGGGGGCTATTGAATATTTAGTGGAAAGGGAAGAAGGGGAAATCTTCTGA